One region of Mucilaginibacter sp. 14171R-50 genomic DNA includes:
- a CDS encoding outer membrane lipoprotein carrier protein LolA: MKKLFIYIVLSTLTVASAFAQKDNDAKLILNRLSKQYRTYDAVKTDFTLTIDNEQANVKQTQTGTLVSRSKVNKYKVTVYAPGKKTVAQEIISDGKNQWTFLKDANEVQLNVADNSDEGFNPAKIFTIYEKGYKYIYTGQQKIAGRIYQVVDLTPEDGQKNYFKVRLLIDKVKNQLYSAQIFDKNGSKYTYTLRTFTPNYKVTDATFAFNKKAYPGVEVVDLR; the protein is encoded by the coding sequence ATGAAAAAATTATTTATCTACATAGTATTATCTACCCTAACCGTTGCAAGCGCCTTTGCCCAAAAAGATAACGATGCAAAGTTGATACTAAACAGGCTGAGCAAACAATACCGCACATACGATGCCGTTAAAACCGATTTTACCTTAACCATTGACAACGAGCAGGCAAATGTAAAACAAACGCAAACAGGCACGCTTGTATCGCGCTCAAAGGTAAACAAGTATAAGGTTACCGTTTATGCTCCCGGCAAAAAAACAGTTGCCCAGGAGATCATAAGCGATGGAAAAAATCAATGGACTTTTTTAAAGGATGCCAACGAGGTGCAGTTAAACGTTGCCGATAACAGCGATGAAGGTTTTAACCCGGCAAAGATATTTACCATATACGAGAAAGGGTATAAATACATTTACACCGGCCAGCAAAAAATAGCGGGCAGAATATACCAGGTGGTTGACCTGACACCCGAAGATGGCCAGAAAAATTATTTTAAGGTTAGGCTATTGATAGATAAGGTAAAAAATCAGCTTTACAGCGCCCAGATATTTGATAAGAACGGCAGTAAGTACACTTATACGCTGCGCACCTTTACACCTAATTACAAAGTTACTGATGCCACGTTCGCCTTTAACAAAAAGGCATACCCCGGTGTAGAGGTGGTTGACCTGAGATAA
- a CDS encoding DNA translocase FtsK — MPTKGNQFRSNTFKEENQPRKPGAKADRERPARQTAERLPIFDLRDGRAVKIAGLVFLVLSIFFLIAFTSYLFTWSQDQSYVSKTNGGWSNLFKTTKELLENGVNNPMVDNWLGKFGALLSNQFIYEWFGIASFLFVFVFFIIGYRLLFKIKLFSVSKMLAYTFFSIIFISVTLGFFHAFVAADAPHYLEGNFGFWTNRLLTAQIGQSGTGFILLFLILTVLIIAYNIDFKLPQRKEKLAPAAVDEVSPEPVELIDEEISLPVEWPRNGNRVKDMLANQPVVTTEPLKQEPLQQNPVFHEPVVLRPDTGSHEPEEETEIPLTIDKERPTPILNIEKSDDDKAKSLVEQFGTYDHKLELASYKYPGIDLLENYGAAKIAVNAEELEANKNKIVETLNHYNIEIDKIKATIGPTVTLYEIIPAPGVRISKIKNLEDDIALSLAALGIRIIAPMPGKGTIGIEVPNQNPEMVSMRSILATEKWQNNAMDLPIALGKTISNEVFIADLAKMPHLLVAGATGQGKSVGINAILVSLLYKKHPAELKFVLVDPKKVELTLFRKIERHFLAKLPDEADAIITDTKKVVNTLNSLCIEMDQRYDLLKDAQVRNLKEYNTKFINRKISDPEKHRYLPFIVLVIDEFADLMMTAGKEVEQPIARIAQLARAVGIHLVIATQRPSVNVITGTIKANFPARLAFRVLSKIDSRTILDAGGADQLIGRGDMLLSTGSDLIRLQCAFVDTPEVERISDYIGNQRGYPSAMFLPEYIGEGEAGSSPKDFDPDDRDPMFEDAARLIVLHQQGSTSLIQRKMKLGYNRAGRIIDQLEAAGIVGPFEGSKARDVLYPDEYSLERALEELQKPRD, encoded by the coding sequence ATGCCGACGAAAGGAAATCAGTTTAGATCAAATACTTTTAAAGAGGAGAACCAACCGCGCAAACCGGGCGCAAAAGCCGACAGAGAGCGGCCGGCCAGGCAAACTGCCGAGCGCCTGCCCATATTTGACCTGCGCGACGGCCGGGCGGTAAAAATAGCAGGGCTGGTATTTCTGGTATTATCCATCTTTTTTCTTATCGCTTTTACATCGTACCTGTTCACCTGGTCGCAAGATCAGAGCTACGTTTCAAAAACAAACGGCGGCTGGAGCAACTTATTCAAAACCACCAAAGAACTGCTTGAAAACGGCGTTAACAACCCTATGGTTGATAACTGGCTGGGCAAGTTTGGCGCGCTGCTTTCAAACCAGTTCATATACGAGTGGTTTGGCATAGCGTCTTTTCTTTTTGTATTTGTGTTTTTTATAATCGGCTACCGCCTGTTGTTTAAAATAAAATTATTTTCGGTTAGCAAAATGCTGGCTTATACGTTTTTCAGCATCATTTTCATATCGGTTACGCTGGGTTTCTTCCATGCCTTTGTTGCAGCCGATGCGCCCCACTATTTAGAGGGTAACTTCGGCTTCTGGACAAACCGTTTATTAACCGCGCAGATAGGCCAGTCGGGCACGGGTTTCATCCTGCTGTTTTTGATATTAACCGTACTTATCATCGCGTATAATATTGATTTTAAACTGCCGCAGCGGAAAGAAAAGCTTGCACCGGCGGCTGTGGATGAGGTATCGCCCGAGCCGGTAGAACTTATTGACGAAGAAATTTCGTTGCCGGTAGAGTGGCCGCGTAACGGCAACCGCGTTAAAGATATGCTGGCCAACCAGCCTGTAGTGACTACCGAGCCCCTTAAACAGGAGCCTTTACAGCAAAACCCCGTGTTTCATGAGCCGGTGGTTTTGCGGCCGGATACCGGCAGCCACGAGCCCGAGGAGGAAACAGAGATACCCCTTACCATTGACAAGGAACGCCCTACCCCTATCCTGAACATCGAAAAAAGCGACGATGATAAAGCTAAAAGCCTGGTTGAACAGTTTGGCACTTATGATCACAAGCTGGAACTGGCCAGTTATAAATATCCCGGTATAGATCTGTTAGAAAATTACGGCGCAGCAAAAATCGCGGTAAATGCCGAAGAACTGGAAGCCAACAAAAACAAAATTGTTGAAACCCTTAACCATTACAATATCGAGATAGATAAGATAAAGGCAACCATAGGGCCAACCGTTACCCTTTACGAAATTATCCCCGCGCCCGGTGTGCGTATCTCAAAAATTAAAAATCTTGAGGATGATATCGCCCTGAGTTTAGCCGCTTTGGGTATCCGTATTATAGCCCCTATGCCGGGCAAGGGCACTATCGGCATCGAGGTACCAAACCAAAACCCCGAAATGGTTTCCATGCGGTCGATCCTGGCCACCGAAAAATGGCAGAACAATGCCATGGACCTGCCAATCGCCCTCGGTAAGACCATATCAAACGAGGTTTTTATTGCCGACCTGGCCAAAATGCCCCACTTATTGGTTGCGGGCGCCACCGGCCAGGGTAAATCGGTTGGTATTAATGCCATACTGGTTTCCCTGCTGTATAAAAAGCACCCTGCCGAACTTAAATTTGTACTGGTTGACCCTAAAAAGGTAGAGCTTACGCTTTTCCGCAAGATAGAAAGGCACTTTTTGGCCAAGCTGCCCGACGAGGCCGACGCTATTATTACCGATACCAAAAAAGTGGTGAACACGCTTAATTCGCTTTGTATAGAGATGGACCAGCGTTACGACCTGCTGAAAGACGCGCAGGTGCGTAACCTGAAAGAATATAACACAAAATTCATCAACCGCAAAATAAGCGACCCTGAGAAACACCGCTACCTGCCCTTTATTGTACTGGTAATTGATGAATTTGCCGACCTGATGATGACCGCCGGTAAAGAGGTAGAGCAGCCCATTGCGCGTATTGCGCAGCTTGCCCGTGCGGTAGGTATTCACCTGGTTATTGCTACCCAAAGACCTTCGGTTAACGTTATTACAGGTACTATTAAGGCTAACTTCCCGGCACGTTTGGCCTTCAGGGTGTTATCGAAGATAGATTCGCGCACGATATTGGATGCCGGTGGCGCCGACCAGCTGATCGGTAGGGGTGATATGCTGTTATCAACCGGCAGCGACCTGATACGCCTGCAATGTGCCTTTGTAGATACGCCTGAAGTGGAGCGCATATCCGATTACATTGGCAACCAGCGCGGCTACCCGTCGGCCATGTTCCTGCCCGAGTATATTGGCGAGGGTGAAGCAGGCAGCAGCCCCAAAGATTTTGACCCGGACGACCGCGACCCGATGTTTGAGGATGCTGCAAGGCTTATTGTGCTGCACCAGCAAGGTTCAACATCGCTTATACAGCGTAAAATGAAACTGGGCTACAACCGTGCAGGCCGCATCATCGACCAATTGGAAGCTGCCGGCATTGTGGGTCCGTTTGAGGGCAGCAAAGCCAGGGATGTGCTTTATCCCGACGAGTACAGCCTGGAGCGGGCGCTTGAAGAGCTGCAAAAACCCCGCGATTAA
- a CDS encoding ATP-dependent endonuclease translates to MKLTIRKNNGILKDSENIDLPDLVVITGANGSGKSQLLTALQESQHFFRNENLEKEPFSFLQNDIGEKIMRIESISSFEFNPSGGGLQSKINDRSRFSKLVTIAPFIGNQEALGTDLNDSNTLNQRFRAQFNIPDVGGQQTISDYDLTLIKRISQKSQKDISKLEFHDFVIFEDYIQQGLFSTNLSLLFKQYIYTHNYYPNLNSQTPPWETFNDILNNGDLPYRINYPDLNNPDTVEAYLTHIKNGERVEFEQLSSGEKTIMYLIFALYNSNLKTKDNLNTFPEVLLMDEPDASLHPSLTAYFLKVIREVFIEQNKIKVIMTTHSPSTVALSPESSIFTMVEGVLSQADKNAAIKMLTEGLSTLSILYENRKQVFVEADFDVVFFENLFQVLREYLDKDIILSFMPSGSKSESGCEKVIQYTNLLYDSGNKSISGLIDWDLKDNREAKRIKVFGLYKRYTVENYIFDPIFLSIFLLTEHLILPKEHGFDEAENIFSVINISEDNLQNVVDRIVTKVKSKKVRKMVDNDEPEIITLLNGFKIKLPKWYLISPGHALEETCIKAFPKLNAYTRTSDNLKTQILLKVVRGFYKFLPSEVIEPFKQLQSLPIS, encoded by the coding sequence ATGAAATTAACAATTCGCAAGAATAACGGTATCTTAAAAGATAGTGAGAATATCGACCTTCCAGATTTGGTTGTGATAACGGGGGCTAACGGCTCCGGAAAGTCTCAATTATTAACAGCATTACAAGAAAGTCAACATTTTTTCAGGAACGAAAACTTAGAAAAAGAGCCCTTTTCTTTTTTACAAAATGATATTGGTGAAAAAATCATGAGGATTGAATCAATATCTTCTTTTGAGTTTAACCCTTCAGGCGGAGGCTTGCAGTCTAAAATTAATGACCGCAGCAGATTTAGTAAGCTTGTAACCATCGCCCCTTTTATTGGTAATCAGGAAGCTTTAGGAACTGACTTAAATGACTCGAACACTTTAAACCAGCGCTTCAGAGCACAATTTAACATTCCTGATGTTGGCGGTCAGCAAACTATAAGCGATTATGATTTGACTTTAATTAAAAGGATATCGCAAAAAAGTCAAAAAGACATCAGCAAGCTCGAATTTCACGACTTTGTGATATTTGAAGATTATATTCAACAAGGTTTATTTTCAACTAATTTGTCTCTATTATTTAAACAATACATCTACACCCACAATTATTATCCAAATCTGAATTCTCAAACCCCGCCTTGGGAAACTTTTAACGATATATTAAACAATGGAGATTTACCTTACAGAATAAACTATCCAGACTTGAATAATCCAGATACTGTCGAGGCTTATTTAACTCATATCAAAAACGGAGAAAGGGTGGAATTTGAACAGCTTTCTTCTGGCGAAAAAACAATTATGTATTTAATTTTCGCCCTATACAATTCAAATCTAAAAACAAAAGACAATCTAAATACATTTCCGGAGGTATTATTAATGGATGAACCGGATGCCAGTCTGCATCCAAGCCTTACAGCTTATTTTCTGAAAGTGATTAGGGAAGTATTTATAGAGCAAAACAAGATTAAAGTAATTATGACCACCCATTCACCCTCAACTGTTGCCCTTTCGCCAGAATCATCAATTTTCACGATGGTAGAAGGTGTATTAAGTCAAGCAGATAAAAATGCAGCTATCAAGATGCTTACAGAGGGTTTGAGTACCCTCTCAATTTTGTACGAAAATAGAAAACAGGTTTTCGTTGAAGCAGATTTTGATGTTGTATTTTTTGAAAATCTATTTCAAGTACTTCGAGAATATCTTGATAAAGATATAATTCTATCATTCATGCCTTCGGGAAGTAAAAGTGAATCAGGTTGTGAAAAAGTAATTCAGTATACGAATTTACTTTACGATTCTGGGAACAAAAGTATATCTGGTTTAATTGACTGGGACTTAAAAGATAATCGAGAAGCAAAAAGAATTAAAGTCTTCGGATTATATAAGCGATACACGGTAGAAAATTACATCTTTGATCCTATTTTTTTGAGCATATTTTTGTTAACCGAACATCTGATACTACCTAAAGAACATGGATTTGATGAAGCCGAAAATATTTTTAGTGTCATAAATATTTCAGAAGATAATTTGCAGAATGTAGTCGACAGAATTGTAACAAAAGTAAAATCAAAGAAAGTTAGAAAAATGGTTGATAATGATGAACCTGAAATAATTACGTTATTAAATGGTTTTAAAATCAAGCTTCCTAAATGGTATCTAATTTCACCTGGTCACGCGCTAGAAGAAACCTGCATTAAAGCCTTTCCTAAACTAAATGCATATACTCGTACAAGCGATAATTTAAAAACCCAAATTCTTTTAAAGGTTGTAAGAGGCTTTTACAAATTTTTGCCATCAGAAGTTATTGAGCCCTTTAAACAATTACAGTCGTTACCCATTAGCTAA